Proteins encoded together in one Vigna angularis cultivar LongXiaoDou No.4 chromosome 5, ASM1680809v1, whole genome shotgun sequence window:
- the LOC128196510 gene encoding uncharacterized protein LOC128196510: protein MSEEWRCQRFEQGLRHELMKMIVPLEIKKFPALVEKAKKLEKIEVNPNRIMKVQKDKFPAREQLRKPYLKPQQPIYGSVKCYECGGPHYRRECPKLSGKKNDAKKCFNCNKPGHFAYNCPENIVKIEPQQPSPSEEKPKAAGRVFAITGEDAAKPDDVSGKVEEV, encoded by the exons ATGTCTGAAGAGTGGAGATGCCAACGATTTGAACAAGGATTAAGGCACGAACTAATGAAGATGATCGTGCCCCTAGAAATCAAGAAATTCCCAGCCTTGGTAGAGAAAGCAAAGAAGTTAGAAAAGATAGAGGTCAATCCAAATCGAATTATGAAGGTTCAAAAGGATAAGTTTCCTGCTAGAGAACAATTGAGGAAGCCGTATCTGAAACCTCAGCAACCTATTTATGGATCTGTGAAATGTTATGAGTGCGGGGGTCCGCATTACAGGAGAGAATGCCCAAAACTCTCTGGTAAAAAGAATGATGCGAAGAAATGTTTTAACTGCAATAAGCCAGGGCATTTTGCTTACAACTGCCCTGAAAATATTGTAAAGATTGAACCACAACAACCCAGTCCTTCTGAGGAAAAGCCCAAAGCAGCAGGAAGGGTTTTTGCTATCACTGGAGAAGACGCAGCGAAGCCAG ATGATGTTTCAGGtaaagttgaagaagtttaG
- the LOC108339809 gene encoding heat shock 22 kDa protein, mitochondrial isoform X2, translating into MASSLIAKRFFSSSLLSKSLIRPAASASRSFNTNAMRNYDDRNDDVERRSEFSSPRTARRDDIFSDVLDPFFPTRSLSQVLNMMDQFMDNPFLSAPRGIGAGAGARRGWDARETEDALLLRVDMPGLGKEDVKISVEQNTLTIKGEGAKEGDEEESARRYTSRIDLPDKVYKVDHIKAEMKNGVLKVVLPKMKEEERRDVINVSVE; encoded by the exons ATGGCGTCCTCTCTCATTGCAAAGCGCttcttctcctcttctctcctcTCCAAGTCTCTCATTCGTCCCGCCGCTTCAGCCTCTCGCTCTTTCAACACCAACGCCATGCGCAACTACGACGACCGGAACGACGACGTCGAACGTCGCTCAGAATTCTCTTCCCCTCGCACTGCGCGTCGTGACGATATCTTCTCAG ACGTGCTGGATCCGTTTTTTCCAACTCGGAGTTTGAGCCAGGTTCTGAACATGATGGATCAGTTCATGGACAATCCGTTCCTCTCTGCGCCGCGCGGTATCGGAGCTGGAGCCGGAGCTCGTCGCGGATGGGACGCGAGAGAGACAGAAGATGCTCTGCTTCTCCGCGTGGACATGCCTGGGCTTGGCAAAGAAGACGTGAAGATCTCCGTGGAGCAGAACACTCTTACTATCAAAGGTGAAGGTGCCAAAGAAGGCGACGAGGAAGAGAGCGCTCGTCGCTATACCAGCAGGATTGACTTGCCGGATAAGGTTTACAAGGTAGATCATATCAAAGCTGAGATGAAGAATGGTGTGCTGAAGGTTGTTTTGCCTAAaatgaaggaggaggagaggAGAGACGTGATCAATGTCAGtgttgaataa
- the LOC108339809 gene encoding heat shock 22 kDa protein, mitochondrial isoform X1, which produces MASSLIAKRFFSSSLLSKSLIRPAASASRSFNTNAMRNYDDRNDDVERRSEFSSPRTARRDDIFSGNVLDPFFPTRSLSQVLNMMDQFMDNPFLSAPRGIGAGAGARRGWDARETEDALLLRVDMPGLGKEDVKISVEQNTLTIKGEGAKEGDEEESARRYTSRIDLPDKVYKVDHIKAEMKNGVLKVVLPKMKEEERRDVINVSVE; this is translated from the exons ATGGCGTCCTCTCTCATTGCAAAGCGCttcttctcctcttctctcctcTCCAAGTCTCTCATTCGTCCCGCCGCTTCAGCCTCTCGCTCTTTCAACACCAACGCCATGCGCAACTACGACGACCGGAACGACGACGTCGAACGTCGCTCAGAATTCTCTTCCCCTCGCACTGCGCGTCGTGACGATATCTTCTCAGGTA ACGTGCTGGATCCGTTTTTTCCAACTCGGAGTTTGAGCCAGGTTCTGAACATGATGGATCAGTTCATGGACAATCCGTTCCTCTCTGCGCCGCGCGGTATCGGAGCTGGAGCCGGAGCTCGTCGCGGATGGGACGCGAGAGAGACAGAAGATGCTCTGCTTCTCCGCGTGGACATGCCTGGGCTTGGCAAAGAAGACGTGAAGATCTCCGTGGAGCAGAACACTCTTACTATCAAAGGTGAAGGTGCCAAAGAAGGCGACGAGGAAGAGAGCGCTCGTCGCTATACCAGCAGGATTGACTTGCCGGATAAGGTTTACAAGGTAGATCATATCAAAGCTGAGATGAAGAATGGTGTGCTGAAGGTTGTTTTGCCTAAaatgaaggaggaggagaggAGAGACGTGATCAATGTCAGtgttgaataa